The following nucleotide sequence is from Halogeometricum borinquense DSM 11551.
AACAGCGACGAACCTCGTCGCCTCGGAACTGTCTGCGGACCTTTTGGGCCGGCCGTTCGGCGTGTTCCTGTTGACGCCCGTCGGTATCGTCGCCTTCCTCGTCGGCGCGGCGTACCTCCTCACTGTCGGCCGGTGGCTGTTGCCCGCCCGCGTCCCGCCGGGGTCGCGGACCGAGCGGTACGAGATGCAACCGTATCTGGCTCGCGTCCTCGTGACCGCACGGTCGCCGTTCGTTGGAAACTCCGCACAGACCGTCGCTGCCGATGCCCACCGTGATCTCGGACTCGACGTGTTGGACGTGGTCCGCGGCGCGGATCACTTCGTCGCCACCGACTCCGACCGCGAATTAGCGTCAAGAGATATATTGACCGTCCGGGGCAACCCGCCGACAATCCAGCAGTTCGTCGAATATGGGTCGCTCCGGCTTCTCCCGCGCGCGACGGTGACAGACGCGGAACTCGATAACCCCGAACGCAGCACGCTCGTCGAACTCATCGTCCCGGCCGATTCCTCGTTAGTGGGCGAGACTGTCACGGGTGCGCGCCTCCGGGAACGCTACGATGCCACCGTCCTTGCCATCCGGCGGGCGGGCGGCGAACTCGTCCGAGACGACATCGGAGAAACGCAACTACACGGCGGCGACGCCCTGCTGTTGCAGACAACCGAAGTGTCCGCGGAGTTTCTCGCAGAGAACGACGACGTTGTCGTCACGGGAGAAGTGTTCGACGAGGTGATGGCCCGCGTGCGTGAAGGCGGCGTTAGCTCCACTGCCCTGATCGCCTTCGGCATCCTGTTCGGCGTCGTCGCCGTCGCCGCTCTGGGCCTTCTTCCAATCTCTGTCGCCGCTCTCACGGGAGTCCTCGCCATGTTCGTCACGGGCGTCCTCTCACCGAACGAGGCGTACGACGCGGTGAACTGGAGCGTCATCTTCCTGCTCGCAGGCATTATCCCTCTCGGGATCGCTCTGAGAGAGACGGGAGCGGCCGCACTCGTTGCTGACGCGGTCAGTGGCGTGGCGGTCGGTCTTCCCCCACTTGTCGTTCTCGTGCTGTTCTACCTTCTCACAGGAGCGTTCGCTAACGTCATCACACCAGTCGCAAGCGTCGTCCTCTTTCTCCCTATCGCGGCCTCCACCGCGTCCAGCATCGGTGCTGACCCGTTCTCGTTCGTCCTCGGGGTCACATTCGCGGCGACGACAGCGTTCATGACGCCTGTGGGCTACCAGACAAATCTCATGGTGTACGGTCCCGGCGGCTACACGTTCTCCGACTACGTCCGCGTCGGCGCGCCCCTGCAACTCCTCCTCGCCGTCGTCACGTCGGTAGCGATAGCCCTGTACTGGGGCCTGTGAGTGCCCGGTTCGAACGAGACTACCGGACAACTCCCTCGGGCAGGTCCGTTACATCCTCGGTTCCCAACCCTGTCGTGACGACCAGACGGAGACCGCGGCGGACGGACATATCCACGTCGAACACGTCGTCCGGCGGGACCATAATCAGTGATCCCGCGGTTGGATTCGGACTGTGCGGGAGAAACACTGTGAGCAGTTCATCGTTCTCCGTTGCCGCCACTGCGGCCCGCGGCCCGTGAGTGGTGACGAACCCGATAGAGTAGATGCCCTTGCGTGGATACTCAACGAGGACGACGCGGTCGAACCCCTCGCTCTGTCGAGTCAGAGACTCAGACACTTGCCTGACGCCGAAGTAGATGGTCCGCACGAGCGGGACAAGTCGAACCCCGCGTTCAAGCCCGCCGAACAGGCGGCGACCGAGTTCCCGCGACGCGACGTAGCCGATGAGCGTGAGCATGATGGCTAGAATGGTCGCTGCCAATAGCTGTGCGAGCAGGAGTTCGTCGCCGGTGAAATTTCGCAGGCGCGTCGTGGTGACGATGGGATTGAGGATGATGCCGGTGAGTCGGTCGAACACGAAATCGAGGATGAACACCGTCACCGCTAACGGTGCGATGAGGAACAGGCCCGTGATGAAACTGGTGCGAAGCCGAGTGAGGAGCGACATCGTGCGAGCGTATGTGAGCGGCGACAAAAGAGTATCCGGGCGGTCAGTCGAGAAACCGCTCCGCCGCAGTACAATCATTTCCGAGATGCTTTTCACTGGTGAGACACGACCCGAAGTATGTTCACGGGAATCGTGGAAGGAACCGGCGTCGTCGTCGCCGCGACGGACGACGACGGCGGCCGCCGTCTCCGACTCAGTCCCGACGTGACGTTCGAAGACCTCCGCCACGGTCAGTCTATCGCAGTCAGCGGGGTCTGTCTCACTGTCGAAGACTACTCGACAGACGAACAGTGGTTCGACGTGTTCCTCGCCGCAGAGACTGTCGAAAAGACGTATCTCGGAGACGTATCGGAGGGCGACCGGGTGAACCTCGAACGCGCGCTTCCCGCCGACGGCCGTCTGGACGGCCATATCGTGCAAGGACACGTCGATACGACGACGACCGTGACCGGAATCGAACGCGTCGGCGACGACTGGTTCTTCGAGTTCGACCTGCCCGAGGAGTTAGGCAAGTACGTCGTCGCCAAGGGATCAGTCTGTCTCGACGGCATTAGCCTCACCGTCGCCGACCGCCGTGAGTCGGACTTCGCCGTCGCCATCATCCCGACGACGTACGACCTGACGACGCTCTCGGAAAAATCGGTTGGCGACCCCGTTCACGTCGAGGTTGACGTGGTGGCGAAGTACGTCGAAAACATGGTGTCCGGGTACGCCGACGCCCTCCAGTAGGAAATTAGTCGCGTCCGCGGGGCTGACGGGGTCGGCGCGCTCTCTCACTCGTTTACTCGTACTCGGTCATCTCCGACTGCATCGACGCCTCATCGTACGTCGGCATGTGCGCCTGTCGGTAGGCGCGACTGTAGCGCCGAATCTTTCGGATCAGGAAGTAGCCGAAGATGCCGTCGTAGATGAGGACGTAGGCGATAGATGCCCACAGACCACTGAGCGGCGTGAATAGATCGATAGCCACGGTCCCGAAACCGACCGTGACGTTGTACATTGCGTGGACGAACGCCGCGATGAGTAGGCCCTTGATGATAATCGGACCGCGGTTCTCGCGGTTGAACTTCGCCAGTCCGAGATAGTAGCCCGCGATTGCGCTGTAGATGACGTGCCCCGGGCCAGCGAGGGCGCGGGCGGCAGTGATACTACCACCCATTCCGAGAAGCCCCAGACTGAGGTCGAGATTCTGCACCGGAAGTTCCCGCGTGATGTAGATAGCGTTCTCGATGAATGCGAAGCCCAGCCCTGCCATCGCACCATAGACAGCGCCGTCAACAACGGAGTTGAACCGGTCGTCAGTGTAGGCGAACAGACGCACGGCGAGCAACTTCATCGACTCCTCAACGGGACCGACAACGAGGAAGAATGACAGTAACGTCCCGGCAAATCCGAGTATTTCGAAGTAACCGCCAATCAAACTGTTGAGTATGGCCGCAAAGCTGGCTGTCAACACGCTGAGGAGGAACGTCCCGACGAGAAGCACCAGCGGTTCACCCGTCGTTATATCGGAGTAGTAAACGTAGGCAGCGAGACCGAGCGCCGGTATCGCCGAAAGAACGGTCAGCAGTCCAATTTCGAGGTCCGTGATCGCTGCGAACCCGCCGATACTGACGAGCAGGCCGAACGCGACCGCGATGATGAGAAACCGCGACGACGCCCGAAACAACCAGTACAGGGCTGATGCGAGGCCGTCAACAGATGTTCGTTGTTCCCACGTCGAAATATCGTAGAGATCCATAGCGCCGTCAGATGCGCGTTCGACCGGGTCTTGTTTCTCGGCCATCCTCTGACTATATAACTGGATGCCGAGAAATATCTTTGGCTAAGTCGAGGAGTCGTGGGGCGAAACGGGCGCTTGAAAGGGGGCGAGGACCAACCACAGGACGACTATGCACTTCGACCAGCGAACGCAGGCCGCCCTTCGGGACGTTGGCCTCACGACCGAAGAGATTCGGACGGCATCGGACGCCGTCGCGGATGCGGTCGAACGCGACGCAGAGAAGCTACGCTCGTTCTTCGACGGTGAGGGGGCTGTGTACTCGGATATGGAGATGGCACACAGTGCAACGGAGATACAGGAGCACAAAGTCGAGTTCATCGATCTGTTCACCCACGGCAGCGACTTGCGGGGCTACCTTCGCTTTGACTCGTGGGGCGTGCCCGTCGAAGGCGGACGCGTCCTGAGCGACGAGAAGGTGGAACTGTCGCTCGGCCCGACAGTCGATGCTCGCGTCCGGTTCGCGCGCGACCCGGACCTGTTGCGATGAGCGACGACGCCGCGCGCGTCCGCGTCCGCGGTATCTACACGACGGCCGCGACGCACCTCCTCTTAGACGCCGGACACGACGTGGTGCAGGCCTCCGAACCCATCCGTGCCCGCTTCGATGCCGAGTTCGCTGATGGCCACCACGAGGTGACGGTATCGACGACCGATGACAGACAGGGTGTCGGCGTTCACGGCGATCCGGAAGCGGTCGAATCGGTCACATCGGACCTCACAACCGTCGGTATCGACACGTTGTCGTGGACCGACTCGACGCCGCCGGGGGCCGTGTTCGACGCCCGCGTGACCGACACGAAAGGCTCCGGTGCGGTATGCTCGTTGGGTGAGGCGGAAGGCTTTCTCCCGTTTCACGAGACGAACGACCGAATCGAGGAAGGCGACGCCGTCCGAGTGCAAGTGCGCGAGGCCGAACCGCTGTGGAGCGACCGGCGGGCCTCGCTCGGAACCGGCATCCGTGCCGACGGCGGGTTAGCGACACTGGTTCGCGGACGCGACGGCGTGACCGTTGACACCCGCGACGAGGCCGCCGGGCGCGAACTCGTCGGCATGACCGACTTCCTCTCGGTCGAAGTTCCCGATGGGTGGGGAATCGAGTGGTCTCACGCCGCGACGAAGGCAGATATGGACGCGCTCGGCGCGGCACTCGAACGTGCCGTCGAACGTGCGGCGTCTATCGACGACGCGCTCTCGGGCGCCGACGAGGTGGAACCGCTTCGATGTCTCGCTGCACCCGCCTCCGGTGAGTGGGTCTGGTTCGGGCGCGAGTCCCGCTTCGAACTCGACGCACATCGCCGCGAGGTCGAGACGACGATGCCGGGGCATCACCGGACGAAGGCCGCCTGCGAGGAAGCGAGCGCGGGTGTGGACTTCGTAGAAGCGATGTGCGCACCGTCAGGTGAGTTCCCGTTCGACGTGGTGACACGGCAGTTTGGTCCAACCGAGGGCGACACTGTCGGTATCGGCCACGGGAAACCGGACGGCCGCGCGTTCTCGCTCGGACGCGGTGAGGTGGTCGAGTGGGGCGAAGACGGAACGCTCTCGGTGGAGCGGACGCTCTCAGGCGGCGGGACGTACGACGGCCTCGGAACGTCGCGAGAGTCGGGCGACACGGCCCTCACGAAGTTCCGTGAAGGTCGATGGTGGTATCCGACCGTCTACCGGAGTGCGGCGGGCGACCTGAAGGGAACGTACGTGAACGTCTGTACGCCCGTCGAGTGCTTCCCCGACGAAGTTCGCTACGTGGACCTGCACGTAGACGTGATAAAGCATCCTGACGGCACCGTCGAACGCGTCGATGACGACGAACTGGACGCGGCCGTCGAAGCGGGAACGATTCGCGACGAACTCGCGGAGAAGGCGCGGTCGGTGGCGTCGAGTCTGGAGAACGCGCTGTCGAAGTGAGCGGTGTGTGAGGTGGTCGGCGAGAAATCGCCGATTGGTGAACACAACTCGGCGGCATCGTTCGAGACCTGGGTCAGCGACCGCGTTTTACAGCGGTCGCACAACGCGCGACCTGAGTCAGCGAGGGAGTCAGAAGTGTCCGGGGTCCTCGTCGCCGTACTGGAGTTCGCCGCCGCGGCCGCCCTCAACCGTGCTGGCCCCGTGATCCCCCGAACTCGGGACCTTCACTTGTACGTCTGTCACGTCGTCGAAGTCCATGATGAGGTCGGCCTTGATGTTGTTCGCGGTGATGTTCGAGATACCGCACCCGGCGCAGGCCCCACCGAGTTCGACGACGACCTCACCGGTCTCGGGGTCGGCTTTTCGCACGACGCTGTCGCCGCCGTGCATCTGGATGATGGGCATCTGCCCGACCATCCAATCCTCGATACGCCGTTTCAGCGAGTCCCCGTCATCGCTCATACCATAGTCTTTGCACCCCATGCTTTGATGCCTTGCGGTTGCCGCGACAGAAATGACACCGAAAACGGTTTCGTTCACGGTCTATCGCCCGGTTTAGACGTGTTACTCGCGTCGCGCTCGCCGGAGTAACCGCCACGAAGCGATGCCGAGTGCGCCCGCACCGATTTCCATGCCGAATCCGGGCGTGTCCGCCGTTGTCGTGTCCGCCTCGTGGTCCGTTCCGGACTGCGTTTGCGACGAACCGTTTGTCCCCGAAGCCGCCGTTCCCACAAGAGAGCCCGTGGTCGATCCGTTCGACGTGTTCGCCATGAGGTCCGGCGGCGATGCCTGTTGACCGGCGTGGTCCGGAAACGTGTACAAGCGACTGGGTGCGTTGGGCGTTCCCCAACTCGTTCCGACGAAGTAGCCCGTCTCTGCGCCCGGTGTGGCGAGTTGGGCCGTCCAGAACGACGCCTCGTCCGGCATCCGCCACCACGTGAGCTGTTCGGGATTCGTCGGGTCCGACACGTCGTGTCGCTTCACGCCGCCGCGGTACCACGCCGAGTAGAGTCGTCCATCGTGGAACTCGAAGTTGTGAGCGGTGGTCCAGACACCGCTAAACGTCGGGTCCGGCGACGGCGGCGGATCGATAGTCGAGCGATGTTCGGGAGCGGCAGGGTCCGACACGTCCCAGAGGTCGATACCGGACGGGCCGCCGATCAGACGCGTCTCGGAATCCTCGTCGTTGCCGCCGATGCGCTGTGCCCACGACTCCTTGCCGATGCCGAGGAGCGTACCTGATTCGTCGGTGGCGACGTAGTGGTGATTGCCCGGTGGAACGAGAGCTTCGCCGCGACTCTCGGATGACGAACCAGAGAGTTCCGACGGGTCCGGCGCGGCCACGCTCCCGAGGAGCGTGGGGTCTGCTGGCTCCGATACGTCGAGAATCCACGTCCCGGCGTCCCAGTAAGCGAGGTAGGCGGTGTCCTCGTGAACGTAGACATCGTGGAGCGGTCTGCGTTCGCTCGGTACGTCGCCCCACACCTCGTCGACGTCCGTGAGCGACCACTCGCCGACTGCCTCGCCGGATTCGAGGTCTATGACGACGAGTGCGTTCGCCTCGCCGTCGTTTCTCGTCAGATAGGCGTGTTCGTCACGGACAAAGCAGTTGTGAATGGGATATTTGGTCTCGAAGAAGGAGACGCGTTCGGGGTCTGCTGGGTCCGATACGTCCACGACGAGCGCGCCAGCGACGACGCTCGGAATCGGATTCGCGGGGCCGACGACGACTAACGTGTCGGGGTCGGTCACGTCGAGTTTCACGTCGAAGATGCCGCGAAGCGGACCGTTTTCGTGTTCATCGACCGGATTGCGAACCTCAGCGAGAACACTCGGACGGTCGGGTGTCGAGATATCGACCGTGACATAGCCCGTGGTCGCCGCGAGGTACGCGACCGTTCCATCAGGCGAGACGACCGCCTCTTTCGCCCCTTCGACATCGACGTGACCGAACGGTTTGTACGGCCCGGGATGCGCGTCGGCGCGAGTCGAAGTCGAGAGCGAAAGTCCGGACGCACCGAGGAGGGCACCCGCGCGGAGGAAGTCACGACGGTGCATACCGACTTTCGGGGTTCGGTCGTGATAAGTCGGCCGCCAAGGAGGTAACAGAAGTAGGTGGTCGTCTCGCAACCAACGGGCCGTCCCGTCCTACAGACGAGACCGGTCGCCGGTCCCGCCGGTCATCGCACTCGCTAACGCTCCCTGCACCACGACTTCGTCACCCAGCGTCGTCAACTCGATCTGTGGGACGTTCACCATCACCATCTCGTCCATCCGTTCGCGGATCGGGTCCAAAGTGAGGTCTGGATTGTTGAGGGCGACGGCACCGCCGACGTAGATTGTGAGTGGGGCGTACGCGTGGACGATATTGGCGATGCCCATCGCGTTCCAGTGGCCGACCTGATCGACGACGTAACGGGCGAACTCGTCGTCTTCGGCGTGGTTGAACACGTCGGCCGCAGAAAAGTCGGGATCGTCAATCGGAAGCGACGTTTCCACGTCGTCTTCCTCGTAGAGAAATTCGGCGTAGCGCGGGATATTGTTGCCCGAACAGTACGCCTCCCAGTGTCCGTCGTGTCCACAACCGCAGGTGAGGAGTCCCTGCGGGTCGAGCGTCATATGCCCGACTTCGCCCGCGTTACCGTCCCATCCGGAGAGGACGTTACCATCGACGCAGACGCCCGCGCCGACACCCGACGAGATGGTGACGTAGACCATGTCGTCGGGGTTCCGTTCCGAGTGGAATCGTTCGCCGATGACGCCTGCGTTCGTGTCGTTATGAAGGTAGACACGTTCGGTGTCGAGGAGAACTGACAGCGGTCCCGTAAGCGGGATGCGGTCGATTGTATCGGGGAGGTTCGCCGGGTTTTCGACGGCACCTTCGGCCAAGTCCAGCGGACCGATGGAAGCGACGCCTGCGGCGACGGCTTGGTTGGGTCTGATGCCCGCTTCCGAACACGTCTCGCGGACGACACGAAGAATCGCTTCCGTCACCGCAATTCCCGTCGGACCACGAGGCGTTCCATCGCTACGGCTGGCGATGACAGTTCCGTCTTCGTCGGCTACGACCGCGCGGATGTTAGTCGCCCCGAGGTCGACACCCACGTAGTAGGCCATTATACGGATACGTGTTTGCCCGGCACTTAACTAAGAGGTTTCTCACACGGATCCGAGTACGTGTTTTACACGAGAGTAGAGACCCGCGGAATCGAGCGCGTCAGGGACGCTCACTTCGTGTCAGCTCTGACGAACGTGACCGGGCAGGGTGCAGAGAGCATCACTTCCTGTGCGACGCTCCCGAAGACAGCTTTCCCGGCAGGCGACCGCTTCCGACCGCCAACGAGGACGCGGTCTGCGTCTACGTCGTTTGCGAGGCTGACGATTGACTCGCCGTGGTCGCCGACGCGCCCACGGATGTCGTACTCGACACCCGCCTCGTCGAGTGTATCCACCAACTCTCGAATCGTCGAATGTCGCATCGCGACGTCGTCGGCGGATACCTCGTCGGCCGTCGTGTCGAAATCGAGGTTGTCGAGCGCGGAGTTGTACTCCTCGCGTGTGAACACGTGAGCGAGAACGACACGAGCGCCGGTCGGTCCGGCAACGTCTATCGTCTCGTCTGCGAGTCGTTCGAGCCTGTCCGCATCTCCCGGTCCGACAGCTAAGAGAATGGATTCTATCGCCATACAGCACAGAAGACTCTCCGTTCCCTTAACTGTAGCGACTGTTTTACTCAAATCCGAATGAAAATTTGGTCCGCGCGACCGAGACTAGTCACTCACAGAGTGCGTCACATGCTATCATTATGTATTTTGCTTTGTGACAGGGGATCAGTTACTCCGAACCACAGATAGCGAGGCGGACAACAATATATAGGCGCCAACCGACCACCTGGTATGCTCTCTCCACAGTTGGACGGCCGCGTTGCGTTGGTGACTGGAAGCGCGCACGGGGTCGGACGGGCTATCGCGCTCCGCGCTGCCGCCTCCGGTGCCGCCGTAGCGGTTCACTACCACACGAGCGACGACGCCGCCCGCGAGGCGGCCGCAGAAGCCCGTGAACTTGGCGCGCCAGCCGCGACCACGGTTCAGGGGGACGTGACTGATCCCGACAGCGTGGACGCGATGTTCGACGCCGTCGAAGCCGAGTTGGGGACGGTGGACCTCCTCGTGAACAACGTTGGTGACTTCGCCCCGGTACACTGGGAAGAGATCGACTTCGGGACGTGGAAACGCATCATCGAGACGAACTTTTACGGGACCGTTCTCTGCTCGAAGCGTGCCCTCGCAGGGATGCGCGATCAGTCGTGGGGACGCATCGTCAACATCGGCTACGCTGGGAGCGAGAAAGCGCTCGTCTACCCGAAGAACTTCCCGTACTTCGTAGCGAAGACGGGCGTCCTGATGTTCACGCGGATGCTCGCGGCGGATACACAAGATGACGGCGTGACGGTCAACGCCGTCTCGCCGTACGTGGTGGATACCTCCGATGAGTTCCCCGAAGACGCGCCGCGCGGCCGGTGGGCGTCCGTCGAAGATATCGCGCACGCGGTGGCGTTTTTCTGCCACGAGGATTCGGGCTATATCTCCGGCGAGAACGTCGAAATCGACGGCGGATGGCTCCCGGAGACACTGTGACGAATCGAATCAGCGGTACGCGGCGCTACCGACCTAGCGAACGAGAGTCGTTCGCACGGAAGAGAAGTACCGTTCAGTAGTCGGGTGCATCGTCTTCGACGGAGCGTTTCAGCGAGTCACGGCGGGACTTCGCGTCGCGTCCGGTCGCTTCGAGGAGGAATGTGTTCTTCGCATCGACGGCTTCCCCCGCGGCTTCGAGTTCGTCGGGGCCGAGCTCCGTCGGGTCGCGCTCGGTGAACTCGACGGCGAGTTTGTCCTTCTTGCCACTGTACTTCACAGCGCCAGCGATGATGCGTTCGAAGACAGGGTTCGAGGGTTCACCGACGACGTAGAGGTCGCTTCCCTTGTACTCCTCGGTCCCGGTAATCGTGCCGAACATCTCCTCGACGTACGACTCCATGTCCGGAACTCGGTCATCGAGGGTCTCACCACGACGCATCTTGTACTCCTTCATGGCCCGTGATTTGACAGGCGACGGTTTACCTGTTTCGTCCCTCGTCGCTTCTTATGCCCTATAAAAGCGTCTCGCGCCGCCTATAAGCGGTTTACAAGTGTGGCGGTCGTCGCCTACAGTTTTCGTTCGGCGATGTACCCCTGCTTGCACTCGGGACAGATGTCGCCCGCGCGCATCGACGAGGCACCCGCCGTCCGGGCGTGACCGCAGTTAGGACAGTAGAACTCGATCCGGTCGTCCGGAACGTCCGACTGGAGTTCGTCCTGCTGCTCCGCACGAGTGAATCCATCGGTATCACCGGCCGTGATGTACTCTTCTTCGTCCGCGTCGGAATCGGCGGCTTGCCCGTTCGACTCGGGCGTGAGTCCACCGAAGGACACGTCCGCCGGGACACCGTCTGACGGTTCGGCCGCGAATCCTTCGTCTTCGCCGTCCTGTACAGGCCACGTCGTGTTTTCGTCGGCGACATCCTCGCGTTCCGGCCACTCGCCGTGACCGCGGTCAGGACTGGACTCCGAGATCTCCTCTTCGTCAGCGTCGATGAACTCAGCGTCGTCAGTAACGTTCTCGGGCGCGGGGTCGTCAGCTTCGACTGGTTCGTCGTTC
It contains:
- a CDS encoding DUF7532 family protein; the protein is MHFDQRTQAALRDVGLTTEEIRTASDAVADAVERDAEKLRSFFDGEGAVYSDMEMAHSATEIQEHKVEFIDLFTHGSDLRGYLRFDSWGVPVEGGRVLSDEKVELSLGPTVDARVRFARDPDLLR
- a CDS encoding riboflavin synthase codes for the protein MFTGIVEGTGVVVAATDDDGGRRLRLSPDVTFEDLRHGQSIAVSGVCLTVEDYSTDEQWFDVFLAAETVEKTYLGDVSEGDRVNLERALPADGRLDGHIVQGHVDTTTTVTGIERVGDDWFFEFDLPEELGKYVVAKGSVCLDGISLTVADRRESDFAVAIIPTTYDLTTLSEKSVGDPVHVEVDVVAKYVENMVSGYADALQ
- a CDS encoding NifU family protein, which translates into the protein MSDDGDSLKRRIEDWMVGQMPIIQMHGGDSVVRKADPETGEVVVELGGACAGCGISNITANNIKADLIMDFDDVTDVQVKVPSSGDHGASTVEGGRGGELQYGDEDPGHF
- a CDS encoding PrsW family intramembrane metalloprotease — protein: MAEKQDPVERASDGAMDLYDISTWEQRTSVDGLASALYWLFRASSRFLIIAVAFGLLVSIGGFAAITDLEIGLLTVLSAIPALGLAAYVYYSDITTGEPLVLLVGTFLLSVLTASFAAILNSLIGGYFEILGFAGTLLSFFLVVGPVEESMKLLAVRLFAYTDDRFNSVVDGAVYGAMAGLGFAFIENAIYITRELPVQNLDLSLGLLGMGGSITAARALAGPGHVIYSAIAGYYLGLAKFNRENRGPIIIKGLLIAAFVHAMYNVTVGFGTVAIDLFTPLSGLWASIAYVLIYDGIFGYFLIRKIRRYSRAYRQAHMPTYDEASMQSEMTEYE
- a CDS encoding SLC13 family permease — its product is MLQTVPAAAVQLAGVSLPVSVLVVFAVVLGAVVLFVTEAVSPDVTAIAVIVALVALEPFTKVSAAEGLSGFSNPATVTILAMYILSRGIQRTGVVRRLGVEVAHLTRGSENRLLVAIIALTGPIAGIVNNTPVVAVFIPMVTDLANESGVSPSKLLIPLSYASMLAGTLTLFGTATNLVASELSADLLGRPFGVFLLTPVGIVAFLVGAAYLLTVGRWLLPARVPPGSRTERYEMQPYLARVLVTARSPFVGNSAQTVAADAHRDLGLDVLDVVRGADHFVATDSDRELASRDILTVRGNPPTIQQFVEYGSLRLLPRATVTDAELDNPERSTLVELIVPADSSLVGETVTGARLRERYDATVLAIRRAGGELVRDDIGETQLHGGDALLLQTTEVSAEFLAENDDVVVTGEVFDEVMARVREGGVSSTALIAFGILFGVVAVAALGLLPISVAALTGVLAMFVTGVLSPNEAYDAVNWSVIFLLAGIIPLGIALRETGAAALVADAVSGVAVGLPPLVVLVLFYLLTGAFANVITPVASVVLFLPIAASTASSIGADPFSFVLGVTFAATTAFMTPVGYQTNLMVYGPGGYTFSDYVRVGAPLQLLLAVVTSVAIALYWGL
- a CDS encoding LVIVD repeat-containing protein, which translates into the protein MHRRDFLRAGALLGASGLSLSTSTRADAHPGPYKPFGHVDVEGAKEAVVSPDGTVAYLAATTGYVTVDISTPDRPSVLAEVRNPVDEHENGPLRGIFDVKLDVTDPDTLVVVGPANPIPSVVAGALVVDVSDPADPERVSFFETKYPIHNCFVRDEHAYLTRNDGEANALVVIDLESGEAVGEWSLTDVDEVWGDVPSERRPLHDVYVHEDTAYLAYWDAGTWILDVSEPADPTLLGSVAAPDPSELSGSSSESRGEALVPPGNHHYVATDESGTLLGIGKESWAQRIGGNDEDSETRLIGGPSGIDLWDVSDPAAPEHRSTIDPPPSPDPTFSGVWTTAHNFEFHDGRLYSAWYRGGVKRHDVSDPTNPEQLTWWRMPDEASFWTAQLATPGAETGYFVGTSWGTPNAPSRLYTFPDHAGQQASPPDLMANTSNGSTTGSLVGTAASGTNGSSQTQSGTDHEADTTTADTPGFGMEIGAGALGIASWRLLRRARRE
- a CDS encoding DUF502 domain-containing protein produces the protein MSLLTRLRTSFITGLFLIAPLAVTVFILDFVFDRLTGIILNPIVTTTRLRNFTGDELLLAQLLAATILAIMLTLIGYVASRELGRRLFGGLERGVRLVPLVRTIYFGVRQVSESLTRQSEGFDRVVLVEYPRKGIYSIGFVTTHGPRAAVAATENDELLTVFLPHSPNPTAGSLIMVPPDDVFDVDMSVRRGLRLVVTTGLGTEDVTDLPEGVVR
- a CDS encoding SDR family NAD(P)-dependent oxidoreductase → MLSPQLDGRVALVTGSAHGVGRAIALRAAASGAAVAVHYHTSDDAAREAAAEARELGAPAATTVQGDVTDPDSVDAMFDAVEAELGTVDLLVNNVGDFAPVHWEEIDFGTWKRIIETNFYGTVLCSKRALAGMRDQSWGRIVNIGYAGSEKALVYPKNFPYFVAKTGVLMFTRMLAADTQDDGVTVNAVSPYVVDTSDEFPEDAPRGRWASVEDIAHAVAFFCHEDSGYISGENVEIDGGWLPETL
- a CDS encoding DUF5611 family protein; protein product: MKEYKMRRGETLDDRVPDMESYVEEMFGTITGTEEYKGSDLYVVGEPSNPVFERIIAGAVKYSGKKDKLAVEFTERDPTELGPDELEAAGEAVDAKNTFLLEATGRDAKSRRDSLKRSVEDDAPDY
- a CDS encoding DUF402 domain-containing protein; amino-acid sequence: MSDDAARVRVRGIYTTAATHLLLDAGHDVVQASEPIRARFDAEFADGHHEVTVSTTDDRQGVGVHGDPEAVESVTSDLTTVGIDTLSWTDSTPPGAVFDARVTDTKGSGAVCSLGEAEGFLPFHETNDRIEEGDAVRVQVREAEPLWSDRRASLGTGIRADGGLATLVRGRDGVTVDTRDEAAGRELVGMTDFLSVEVPDGWGIEWSHAATKADMDALGAALERAVERAASIDDALSGADEVEPLRCLAAPASGEWVWFGRESRFELDAHRREVETTMPGHHRTKAACEEASAGVDFVEAMCAPSGEFPFDVVTRQFGPTEGDTVGIGHGKPDGRAFSLGRGEVVEWGEDGTLSVERTLSGGGTYDGLGTSRESGDTALTKFREGRWWYPTVYRSAAGDLKGTYVNVCTPVECFPDEVRYVDLHVDVIKHPDGTVERVDDDELDAAVEAGTIRDELAEKARSVASSLENALSK
- a CDS encoding ROK family protein translates to MAYYVGVDLGATNIRAVVADEDGTVIASRSDGTPRGPTGIAVTEAILRVVRETCSEAGIRPNQAVAAGVASIGPLDLAEGAVENPANLPDTIDRIPLTGPLSVLLDTERVYLHNDTNAGVIGERFHSERNPDDMVYVTISSGVGAGVCVDGNVLSGWDGNAGEVGHMTLDPQGLLTCGCGHDGHWEAYCSGNNIPRYAEFLYEEDDVETSLPIDDPDFSAADVFNHAEDDEFARYVVDQVGHWNAMGIANIVHAYAPLTIYVGGAVALNNPDLTLDPIRERMDEMVMVNVPQIELTTLGDEVVVQGALASAMTGGTGDRSRL
- a CDS encoding universal stress protein, whose product is MAIESILLAVGPGDADRLERLADETIDVAGPTGARVVLAHVFTREEYNSALDNLDFDTTADEVSADDVAMRHSTIRELVDTLDEAGVEYDIRGRVGDHGESIVSLANDVDADRVLVGGRKRSPAGKAVFGSVAQEVMLSAPCPVTFVRADTK